In the genome of Nycticebus coucang isolate mNycCou1 chromosome X, mNycCou1.pri, whole genome shotgun sequence, the window TGCTCCTCAAAAGTCCTCCTCGGCTCTGGGCCTGtgttaagtggctaaggcgccagccacatacacctgagctggcgggtcgaatccagcccaggcccgccaaacaacaatgacggctgcaaccaaaaagtagccagacattgtggtgggcgcctatagtcccagctacttgggaggtagaggcaggagaatcgcttgagcccaggaattggaggttgctgtgagctgtgatgccacagtactctacctagggtgatagcttgaggctctgtctcaaaaaaaaaaaaaaaaaaaaagtcttcctcaTTTCAGCTGCATTATCTCCATCCATCTACTTGCTTGGGTCAAAAACTATGGATTTGTCCTtccctgttttctctctctctctgataatCCGTGTTCAGTTCATTAGGAAGTCCTACTAGTTCTCCCTTCAAAGTAAAGTACTTGAAATAGCTGACCATTTCTTACCACTTCCATTGGCACAACACTGGTTGAAGTCTCACGTGGACATTGCCGTAATGGTAGGACTGTTAGGACTACCACAATTTCTAATTGGTCACCCTACTTCCATCCATGCGCCTCTGTAGTATATTCTCAACACAAAAAGATTATTCATTTAAAGCATGTACATCATGTCACATGGCTCCTCGAATCTCTACTGTGGTTCTATTTCACTCAGTGTAAAAGAGCCAATTACTTAAAATAGGTTATAAGGCCCTATGTGATCTGACACACCTACCTCTTTAATATCTTTCTCTACTATTCTCTCCCCCATGCTCACCGTGCTTAGACACTTGCCTTTTATCTCATTGCAGCCATAAGCAATAATGATTCCTgctagttttatacattttttattaaatcatagtgtgtacattgatatgatcatggggcatcattcactagcttcacagagcgtttgacacaccttcatcacactggttaacatggccttcctggattataccagcggtgcatcttacaagggtatatgtgaaacttggtaaatgtggaatgtaagtgtcttggcacaagtaactgagagaaggccaggtagttttatattttttgatgtgtGTACAGCATTCACAATGTTTCAAACTTTGTAAACATTTCTATTTTGAGGTTTGAATAACAAATTCTAAAGCTTTGTCAGAAAATCATCATTTTCCTCTTTacatatgtgattttttaaaaatggcttgtTGGATTCATAAATgtgatttaaagaaattatagctTGGAGAAACATTTTTCATAATTGGAAATTTAGGATATTAGGAAGTGACACTTTTCAGATACAATCatattatacttttatttgttgagtctcatttatatttttgtcacCTCCATGCTCAAATATTACAAACTTGTATTTTCAgacttttaaagttatttattatgTGGGAATGGGATGgatggatcatatggtagttctagttttaactttttaaagaccttccatactgtttttcataatggctatactaacttacattcccaccaccaTTTTGCAAGGGTTCCAGTTTTTCTATACTCTTGCCAAtgcttgttattattttttattttttgagacagagtctcactatgttgcccttggcagagtgctatggcatcacagctcacagcaacctcaaactcttgggctaaagtgattctcttgcctcagccctcccacTGAGTAcgggtgcctgccataatgcccaactatttttttgttgtagttgccattgttgtttggcagacccaggctgggttcaaactcaccaaccctggtgtatgtgggcagtgccctagccgctgagctacaggcgctgagcctaagttttgtctttttaataatagtcattCTAAAAAGCATGAGGTACTATCTCATtgtggtcttaatttgcattatgttaagtgaactGAGCCAGACGCAGAAaaccaaataccacatgatctcactcataCGAGTGGGATCTAAAACAGTGGATGTTGTAGAAGTAAAGAGAAGAATGGttgttaccaggggctggggtaGTTGGGCGTTGGTGGATTGGGCAGATGTTGGTCAGGggatacaaaatttcatttagatAGGAGGGTTAAGTTTAAGAGCTCTATTGTACAACATGTAACTACAGTttataatatattgtatttttgaaaactgCTAAGAGAGTGAATAAAgcattctcaccacaaaaataacTGTGAGGTAATGCAATAATTAGCTAGATTTAGTTATTCTGCAATGTGTGTATGCTTCACAACATCATGTTATACCTGCTAAATGCAGCCAATTTTATAtgttaattaagaaaattataaatgtatgtatattaaGCAATAGAATAATAGGAATAGGATATCAGAAAAAATATGGTTTAATTACAAGTAACAACCAAAATATTTATAGGAAACTatggttttatcttttttgagagaAGTCTACTTGTACCTTGAACATTATACATTTTCtatcttatctttattttcactGTAATCAATATGTAAAGTTATTTTATGAATAAGCATAGTTTTTATTTACTCATACTTGTGGCTGAAGCATGAAACTAAACAGTTTATGGGTATTGTTTCAGTTGATCTTTACGACAGTGCCACAAAGTAGGGAACATTGCTATACCtcattttcagataaggaaattgaggcttagagagaGGCTAAGAAAATTGTTTCAGTAGCTTGCCTAGGCTAGTAATTGGCTGAGCTGAAACTTAAACGTACATGGAAATCTAAAACATCTACATTTTTGTTAACATCTGCATTTAATAATGTTTCATTAAAGCTAAATACAAAATTAAGAAGTTTTCCTTGCACAGGTATTGAGTGGAAGTAGAAGGCAACTCAGAGGCTCATTTGGGTAACAAGTAAAGTCAGCCTGATGGAATGATGTCTGTAATCTCTCTTTATAGAGCATCAGTTGAAAAGAAAGAGGGCCAACAATTTTAGTAATGGAAAACTATTAAAATGTCATTATTATAGTTGATTAGGAGAAGGCACGTAAGTAATTTTGTTCTTAGACACAGAGGTAGATTTCCAGAtatgaaatttctctttttaatttcattcctGGGAGTATCCTTCCTTatgtaaataatgtaaaatatgttCTTGTCCTAGTTGATGGTTGTTATGACTATTTTACTTCTCTTGAATCTCTCAGTGTTACCCTTTATTGTGCTGTTCTTTAAGATTGGCctttttagggcagcgcctgtggctcaaggagtagggcgctggtcccatatgctggaggtggtgggttcaaacccagccccggccaaaaaccacaaaaaaaaaaaaagaaaaagattggccTTTTTAGACTTCAGAGAACTCCAAAGGTTTAGACCGGGGTGTTCAACCTGTGGCCCTCAGGTCACATGCTACATTTGTGAAGACattttttgctcatctgtggtgttGGGTACCCAAAAAtaatgcacagacttttttttttttttttgctaatcagctttccttactgtttgtgtatttaatgtgtggcccaagacaatggttattcttccaatgtgcagcagaaaagaaaaaaggctggacactCTGGGAGGTGCTatgattatataaaaaataatataaatataatttttatattataaaaatatactatattttttattttaatcttaaatttataCAGTTAAGGAATACGTTTAcagaggttttttattttttacaacagACTGCCTCTCCAGGTTAGCAGTTGACAGTGTAACCTTTGGTTACATCTGGTGTATTAGGTATTTGCTAATGTTCCATCAACTCTGACATCACTTCTGTGCATTGGTTCATCACTTTTTATGTTGTGGATATTCAGCGAAGCAATTATAGTTGGGCTTTCTGAGCAATGTTATTAATGGCCACTGCCGACAGATTTAAAGCtccagatttaaattttttaggtGATTGTTTATTTTATAGAACATAAGCTCATTATTAAATTGTGTCTTCCATAGTTTGTAAAACTGAATTTTGTATTTAGAGTATAGTCACTGACTATTAATTGAAAATTGAGAAGTAGTTCcttcattaaaacttttttttttttttaattcttttactttttattggtgatttaaaacaaaaacaaaaacaaacagagatAAATTCTCCAGGTGTCAAGGTATACATGAAATACTATTCCAAGCTAGCCGTAGTGGCCAAAAGGCCCTGGGAGTTGAGTACGAGAAAGAGGAGGCAGTCTCCACATGAGCTAGCAGTGGCAGTAATGGACAGAGTCCACACGAGTGTGGGATGACAGAGCAACACATGGGTCCACCCCTCTGAATATATCCTAGGTATAACCGCGTACAACTACAATTAAACTGTCTCTAGATAAGAAAGTTCTACGAGCAACTACCctgtatttttgaagaaaaaatttcttcTATCTGGGGAAGTtttattctgaagaaaaaaaaaattctgcaattgGAAAGTCAACCTTGACTAGTCAACCTAAACAATCTAAGTCAACGCTGATTAGTCATCTCTGGAATAAAAGATGAAGCAGGCAATCAGTCTCAAATCCAATCTTGTATGAATAAAATATGCATCAGGAAGTATAGAGGTCATCTTCTAAGGGAAATATTCTGAGGGTCTGGCAGCATAAATCCATCCGTAAGTTTATGATAGACTATTGTAGAATCAGATTCCACTATGGCCAAAATAAAAGACATCGGCAAATCAGGATCACCTTGCAATTTTTGTGATGCCTTCAAGATCTCCCTTATCCTGTTATGGCTGAAGGAAGCAGTAATAGAGGTTGGCACCACAGTCCGTAACCCTTCCCCTTCTATCTCAGTGCCCACAAGGCAGATGAGCTGGAGTTCTGGTAATCCCACACAGTTCACTTCATGCCAACTTTTACTCTCCATGAGGTCCAGGTAAACCAAAAATGCTACATAAACTTGGCTGGCATCTCCTATAGCTAATTCCATCATTTCTAAATACTTAGGGTGGGAACCCATCCAGGCGTCCTCGGGGGCCCACGAGTGAGCGCTGCTGCCACCTCGAACGCCGCCCGGCCCCAGCCCGCTGCAACCGGGGACCGGCTCGGAATCACCGTCTTCTTCCATGCCGGCCGGTGCGGCGCGCCCGTGGTGCACCAGGACCCGCGCCCGGCCAGAAgcagcaaaacttttttttttgagacaacgtattactctgttgccttggatagagtgccttgcttggcatcatagctcacagcaacctcaaaatcttgggcttgagTAGTCCTcttgtcaagtagctgggatgcccGCCActacccccagctattttttttctatttttagtagagatggtatctcactcttgctcaggctggtcttgaactcctgagttcaagtaattcacctgccttgacctcccagagtgctgggattataggcgttagccactgcacccagcctcattaaaacttcaagaataaaaaaacttTTGGTTTTATCTGTATGGGGTAAATTATACTTGCTCTTTAAGATTCctgttcccctccctcccctgcccagcgtcatgttttaaaaatcttcatgctagcattatggtgggcacctatagtcctagctactaggcaggtgaggcaagagaatcgcttgagctcaagagtttgaggttgctgtgacctgtgatgtcacagcactctacccgaggtgacaaagtgagactgtctcaaaaaaaattttttttcaagtaggTAAAGGTAGTAGGATGAAAACAATATTGCttccatattattattattttttgatttttttattaagtcttttgtacatagatcataaatacatttatgccattttcaatgtgttgattatttgtacaaattggagtgcttatatcatactaatcaatatagctttcacctcatttaccgaATTATAGCAGCttccatattattattattggcaacttctatttatttttttatttttcatttctgtgttcttGAGTAATATTCGTGAATTCTAAGATGACTGCACTATATTGGTATGACATGTTATCTTTAACCacaatttaaatttgaatgaaaTTCATGTTCAGAACATTTCTCATGTTAATCAGAAGTATTTTGTATTACCTCTAATTAGGATTGAATGAAATAGCTCCTTTTGTTCTACTTTAAATGTACGAAAATTAATACTGAAACTGAATTCAGCATTTTAAGCTGTCATAATCTTTGAATGTATTGAGAATACCTGAACTGGTTTTTATACATTGAATGTACTAATTAGGGACTTTAATAGGGATAACTGTTTTTATCCAAACTGAATTAATGCAATTAGAGTTCTTTTACATCAAGAGGTGAGAGGAGATTTccattttaagattaaaaaataaatgcatagaaACTTTTTGAAAGTTCAAGTTAGAATTTGATTCCTATTAGCTAGCACAAGGATGTATTAAGTGGAGGTTCATGTTACACAGCCATTATTGGATCATATAGATATGTCATGAAGGACTACGTTCTAATACAGGTAATTAAATAGTTTTGTCTTATGTAAAAGATGAGGCTATGATAATTTATGATTAATCTCTACCTATATTTCATTTCAATCTAATTTATTAAAAGTAATGTTTAATACATGTATTATTACACATGCAAATAtgatgttttatactttttatgtttagcaatttatattaatatacttTGATTTTTGTAGTAATTTCATGATAGTGTAGTCTTATACAACAAATTTTCCATTATCTATCCCATATTCTATTTGCTCAAACTCTCATAAATAATCtcaaagcttttaatttttattctctcacttttctttttcattaacttAGAGAGAA includes:
- the LOC128578521 gene encoding tRNA-splicing endonuclease subunit Sen15-like yields the protein MEEDGDSEPVPGCSGLGPGGVRGGSSAHSWAPEDAWMGSHPKYLEMMELAIGDASQVYVAFLVYLDLMESKSWHEVNCVGLPELQLICLVGTEIEGEGLRTVVPTSITASFSHNRIREILKASQKLQGDPDLPMSFILAIVESDSTIVYHKLTDGFMLPDPQNISLRR